A portion of the Aricia agestis chromosome 1, ilAriAges1.1, whole genome shotgun sequence genome contains these proteins:
- the LOC121728571 gene encoding uncharacterized protein LOC121728571 isoform X2, with the protein MHLLMLLVLVGAVITEATSGVECPPGTVKMGGGLCEVIERRAADDSNCPPGTVKTEDGLKCMVRRGRRAADVDYCPPGTMKAKSGQCIVIGRRAADVTSCPPGTAKTEDGLKCMVTDRRAADASIKDISDEPYCPKGKFYLKGDCVGRGRRAAESKGGYEKANCPPGTIYYDGLCRRIFKRSPNVFSRDGEYKEGSQRMRN; encoded by the exons ATGCACTTGCTAATGCTGCTGGTGTTGGTGGGCGCCGTGATCACCGAAGCCACGTCCGGAGTCGAATGTCCACCGGGGACAGTGAAAATGGGGGGAGGGTTGTGTGAGGTTATAGAG AGACGCGCCGCTGATGATTCCAACTGTCCACCGGGGACAGTGAAGACCGAGGATGGGCTGAAGTGCATGGTTA GAAGAGGTAGACGCGCCGCTGATGTTGACTATTGTCCACCGGGAACAATGAAGGCCAAATCTGGGCAGTGCATAGTTATAGGTAGACGCGCCGCTGACGTCACCTCTTGTCCACCGGGAACAGCGAAGACCGAGGATGGGCTGAAGTGCATGGTTACTGATAGACGCGCCGCTGATGCCTCCATCAAAGACATTTCCGACGAGCCCTACTGCCCAAAGGGGAAATTTTATCTTAAAGGAGATTGCGTGGGAAGAGGTAGACGCGCCGCTGAATCCAAAGGCGGTTACGAGAAGGCCAACTGCCCGCCGGGGACAATTTACTACGATGGATTGTGCAGGCGAATATTTAAACGCTCCCCTAACGTCTTCAGCCGGGACGGTGAATATAAAGAAGGAAGTCAGAGGATGCGGAACTAA
- the LOC121728571 gene encoding uncharacterized protein LOC121728571 isoform X1, which yields MHLLMLLVLVGAVITEATSGVECPPGTVKMGGGLCEVIERRAADDSNCPPGTVKTEDGLKCMVTDRRAADAGIKDISDEPYCPKGKFYHRGDCVGRGRRAADVDYCPPGTMKAKSGQCIVIGRRAADVTSCPPGTAKTEDGLKCMVTDRRAADASIKDISDEPYCPKGKFYLKGDCVGRGRRAAESKGGYEKANCPPGTIYYDGLCRRIFKRSPNVFSRDGEYKEGSQRMRN from the exons ATGCACTTGCTAATGCTGCTGGTGTTGGTGGGCGCCGTGATCACCGAAGCCACGTCCGGAGTCGAATGTCCACCGGGGACAGTGAAAATGGGGGGAGGGTTGTGTGAGGTTATAGAG AGACGCGCCGCTGATGATTCCAACTGTCCACCGGGGACAGTGAAGACCGAGGATGGGCTGAAGTGCATGGTTACTGATAGACGCGCCGCTGATGCAGGCATCAAAGACATTTCCGACGAGCCCTACTGCCCAAAGGGGAAATTTTATCATAGAGGAGATTGCGTGGGAAGAGGTAGACGCGCCGCTGATGTTGACTATTGTCCACCGGGAACAATGAAGGCCAAATCTGGGCAGTGCATAGTTATAGGTAGACGCGCCGCTGACGTCACCTCTTGTCCACCGGGAACAGCGAAGACCGAGGATGGGCTGAAGTGCATGGTTACTGATAGACGCGCCGCTGATGCCTCCATCAAAGACATTTCCGACGAGCCCTACTGCCCAAAGGGGAAATTTTATCTTAAAGGAGATTGCGTGGGAAGAGGTAGACGCGCCGCTGAATCCAAAGGCGGTTACGAGAAGGCCAACTGCCCGCCGGGGACAATTTACTACGATGGATTGTGCAGGCGAATATTTAAACGCTCCCCTAACGTCTTCAGCCGGGACGGTGAATATAAAGAAGGAAGTCAGAGGATGCGGAACTAA
- the LOC121728566 gene encoding uncharacterized protein LOC121728566, protein MCLLTLILCVGVASSASVYRSGGGQDYEYCGGAHSINENQPPLGLPPPLGHRRQIRLLDDRPVRENYDYGGGGHHREERQGFDRRHGRGDRAALGLGPNGAQPSGDRYGEAPGLGPGRPPAGPPANPPRTERRGFGDRSNEITDESIDRIRTTIYSNVPTDRRPLYADAYGHEQHNFNNRRSGSDNEYRGAGGAGPAGGDDRRDPVADASQSRDDSRWGTSDKNTRREPNTTFGSRGAHTEAAANDRPAEPGANGDATRGRGAGVDSTWVWSSNAETTTTASTTPMDLDNRASFSGDNCPTGQIKVEGKCVETH, encoded by the coding sequence ATGTGCTTGTTGACGTTAATACTGTGCGTCGGGGTCGCCTCGAGCGCCAGCGTTTACCGCTCCGGTGGTGGTCAGGATTATGAGTACTGCGGTGGCGCACATTCGATTAATGAAAACCAGCCGCCGCTCGGGCTGCCGCCTCCGCTCGGGCATCGGCGTCAGATCCGGCTCCTCGACGACAGACCTGTGCGGGAGAATTACGATTACGGTGGTGGGGGTCATCATCGGGAGGAACGGCAGGGCTTCGATAGGAGGCACGGTCGCGGGGACCGTGCCGCACTAGGTCTTGGCCCGAACGGGGCCCAACCGTCCGGCGACAGGTACGGCGAGGCCCCCGGGCTCGGGCCCGGAAGGCCGCCGGCCGGGCCGCCCGCGAACCCGCCCCGGACCGAGCGTCGGGGCTTCGGCGACAGATCCAACGAAATCACTGACGAGAGCATCGACAGAATACGGACGACTATTTACTCCAACGTCCCGACGGACCGGCGGCCACTCTACGCCGACGCCTACGGACACGAGCAACACAATTTCAACAATCGACGGTCGGGGAGCGATAACGAGTATCGCGGAGCGGGCGGTGCCGGGCCGGCTGGCGGCGACGACAGGCGGGACCCCGTAGCCGACGCGAGCCAGTCCCGAGATGACAGCAGGTGGGGAACCAGCGACAAGAACACACGACGAGAACCCAATACTACGTTTGGGTCTCGTGGAGCGCATACCGAGGCTGCGGCGAACGACCGGCCGGCCGAGCCGGGCGCGAACGGCGACGCGACCCGCGGCCGGGGGGCCGGGGTGGACTCCACCTGGGTGTGGAGCTCCAACGCGGAGACGACCACGACCGCTAGCACCACCCCCATGGATCTGGACAACCGCGCCAGCTTCAGCGGTGACAACTGCCCCACCGGCCAGATCAAGGTCGAAGGCAAGTGCGTGGAGACCCACTAG